The genomic region gacaCCCAAAGCCAAGGCACGAGAAAGACAAGCAGCAGATCACTGAAGGGAAGATTTAGCaccattatattatatttcgcATGGTATATATTCAATCAAATGGAATACAATACGAGACATGCATACATACCCCCACGGTTCCCCAGCGCACACACATAACCAGCCAAAGGCCAGATCGAGACAGCCCGCACAGCAACGATTCGCTCTAAAACAATCAAGGGAGCATTGTGTTTAACCGTGATACACTACCTGCACACAGCAGACAGTTCCATCAGCATGCAAGCACCCGCCATAGTTAGCTGTCACACGACGGTCTCCTTTGGTAGGTTATCCGTGGCACTATCCACCCGCCACACGCAGCGGCCGCAGCGGCCTCCTCCCGCGGGCGGCCGGCAAGAGAAAGAGGTGTCAGTTGTGCCCGCTGAAAAGGGATCGCAAAACGCACACCGTCTGCCGCGGGTGCATGAAATTTCTCTGCAAAAGCTGCGCGCTCCCCTACTGTCCCGCTTGTGCTGACGAGGCGGATCGCGGGACACCTTGACCCCGAGGAGGACGCGCCGTGTCTACGCAAAGCCGGGGCAGCGTTAAGGATCTGGAGGGAAACGGCTATGTAAGTTATGTTTGATATTATGCAGTTTGTTATTTTCTGATGTAATGAGTTTAGGAACATTGAATGAAATAAagaatgcatgcatgtgtattagggctgcacgatttggagaaaaaaatcatattgTGATTCAAATATAATGAAACAAATGGAATTATGACtctacttgcttgattatcaaggaaaatgcacaaaatactgacattctGAACTGTTTCTCAaattgaacaaagttaaacaatatttataacaataactagtgttatgaccctggggtcatattttgttgtttgtttatctctcctggcactgtcagctgttcttCTCCATTAGAgtgagtgtatgcaggtactggagaacaggtggacacactggattggtctggttgagctgattggagcctcctgattgggcacctggatgacagcagccatcttaagccctactgacaggaactctgcccctctctctgccattcccaacctgcctgaggactgtgttatgtctgtgtttattgtacatagtgaacggttgtgactatattcaacttagattgtaagtagtttatcgtagtccttctgattgtcttatgacaacctgattttgttggctttgccatttttgttgctatgaagcaatttcctttgtcgtagctatattgtgtcagctactagcagtgagtaggagtgagaagccctttttttttgtttgcaccgttttctcctgtttttggacttagttgttgttttgggcactgctcatctccgatgtataataaaaactgctaaattgtatttgttgtgtgctggccttgtttgggaatgggaagagtgggaggccacacatttgttacatccaggacacccctagaccttgggacgtaacaCTAGTAAAACAGATTATAAAAGAACAAGGGGAGAATGTTGCTCTCAGCAGGAGGTGGctagaagcagcacatattgGGGGTTAAGGTAGGTTGTTTTAAACGTTATtcacacactgctcataaatttTTCTGATTGCATATAGGTCtatctgtttttaggggcacatgcgagagccctGATTTAATTAAATCACACACTTTTTGCGGTTTTGTAAGCGCACATGGTAACATTGTGATTGCAATTCAATTAGATTAATCATGCAGCCCTAAAGTGTATTGTGATGTTTTCCTTGGAAAAGTTTAGTATCATTCTTCTCCATTAAATGAACTATGAAGTATTTTGatgtgacaaaaacatttccacctgATATAATGCATGACTTACTGGAAGGAGTTATCCCTCTTACGATTAAACTAGTGTGTGCTTTGTGTGCCATGCTCACAAAGAAAAGCACGTAACAATTCAAAAGATAAATGAAGAACTACAACAACTTTCAATTGGTCAAAATGATGCGAAAAATAGACCTGTACAATTGTCAGAGCGACTAATGCAGAACTGGTATTGCAGGGTCTGCCTCTCAGAAATGGTGTCTCTTTaggatttttccttttttaatggCACACCGTGTTCCTCCCAGTTGCAAATATTGGGATGTTTTTCTGATCTGCCGTGATATTGTGGACATTGTAATTGCCCCAAAAGTAAAAAGGGAAAGTCTAAGTATATTCAGCTTACTTGTTTGTGAATTCCttgaaaaaattaaagataCTTTTGGAAATGTCATAACTCCAAAATGTGATTGTATGATTCACTATCCCAGACTAATTACAATGCATGGCCCCCTGCGTTCACTGTGGTGTATGCGCTTTGAAGCCAAACACCAGTATTTTAAGAATGTTGTGAGTAGCTGCAGAAATTTTATTAATGTAGCAAAAACTTTAAGCGATAGACACCAGATGCACCAGTGCTGGGAGTTTTCCCCACACAACATACTTGATGACTTTGAGATGGTTACAGGTTTTCATCGCTCCCATTAGAGCTACAGAGATGTCTTGCTAATGTACATGAGAGTGAAGATGCATTAAATTGAAAGTATTAgaagtaaaatataaatgtcattgataaattgtgtaatgaatgtCAAGTTTAATAAATGTGGTAAGACATTATTTttgactgtttcacatgctttgaGTACAAATTTGCCATCATAAGGTAGAAAGGGCTTATCAGTGGGGCAGTACCCTCAAAAGGCCACATTTGTACCATTTCTAAAAGTCCATTTAGGTACCATAACATTTAGGTCCATATTTGTCTCCAGGGGTACATATTTGCTTACATAAGGTACAAACTGTAACGGTACCAATACGTACCCATGTTAAGGGGTACAATGGTTGTAACTTCGAGGGTACTGCCCCAGTGACAAGATGTTTGTACCCTAAAAGGTACAAATTTAGCACATTATTTCTAACAGTGTAGACAGTGCTTAAGCAGCCTGATGAAGTACAGCCTCTGTTGAGCTTTTTTCACTGTAGCTGTAGTGTTTTTAGCCCAGCTAAGGCTCTCTGTGATGTGAAAGCCCAGGAACCTGTAGCTGTCAGTCCGTTCAACCTCCGTCCCCTTAATGATGACAGGCTGCAGAGGGGGGGCTCTTTTCCTGAAATCCAGAATGAgttcttttgttttatgttgagGACAAGATCATGGTCCTCTCCACAGACAGTGATCTTGTGAACCAGGTCCCTGTATGATGACTCATTCCTTCCTTTGATCAGGCCAAGGATGGTCGTGTCATCCGCGTACTTAATGATGATGTTATTGTCCTGTGTGGAGGCGCAGTCATATGTGTACAGTGAAAAGAGTTTAGGGCTGAGACAACAGCCCTGTGGGGTTCCTGTGCCGACTGTGAGCTCAGCAGAGAccttctttctgtctgtaaGGAAGTCCAGGATCCAGTTATGGGTGGGTGTTGGTACTCCCAGGTCTGCCAGCTTGGCAGTCAGCTTAGTCGGTCTGATTGTGTTGAAGGCGGAGCTGTAATCAAGCAACAGTATCCATAAATATGTGTTGTTAGAGTCCAGGTGTTGCAGGGTGGAGTGAAGTGCCACCGCATCATCCACTGATCTGTTTGAGCGGTAGGCAAACTGAAGGGGATCCACTGTGTCTGGAACCACAGAGTTTATATGTTTTAGTACCAGTTTTTTTTAGTTACCAGTCAACTGGTGCGAGTGCCACGGGTCTTTTGTGGACTGGCACAATAACAGAGGACTTAAAGGTGCGTGGAACTGTTTCCTGTGAGAGAGAGGAGTTAAAGATGTCTGTATACACCTCTGCTAGTTGTTCTGCGCAGGCCTTCAGGACTCTCGTGCCTATTTACAATATTACAGTTGCACTAAACATGcagttgacaaaaataaatgtaaaaaaaaatataatttttgaaTAAATAGATGCAACTTAGAATGGAAAAAAAACCAATGTGGCAgttatttacaaaatatgaatatttacaatattacaGTTGCACTAAACATGcagttgacaaaaataaatgtaaaaaaatatataatttttgaaTAAATAGATGCAACTtagaatggaaaaaaaacaatgtggcagttatttacaaaatatgaatatttacaatattacaGTTGCACTAAACATGcagttgacaaaaataaatgtaaaaaaaaatatatataatttttgaaTAAATAGATGCAACTTAGAAAGGAAAAATGTGCTGTGTAGTAAAATCTTTGCAGCTACTTATGGCTTGATCATCCTGGAGAAGAATCTCTTGATCTTCTTCAGCCACTTCTTCCGGCATTTGACTTCAACAAAGTGTGTGTTTCCTTCGTCATTGTTAGTGTTGCCCTCATGTGAATTCTGACTAACAGGAGCAGGTGAAGCAGCCTTATCTGTGCCTGATGCTTTCTCATCTGTCCCAGCATAGTTGGGGTCATTAAAGCCAGCACTGGCTACTTTGTCTGGTAGTCCAGTGTTTTTAGTTCCAGCAGTGACAATGTCAGCTGTGGCTGGTGGTTCATTTTCTTCAGTTCTATCATCAGCTGAAAGTGTATCATCCAATTTAGTAATGGACGAACGATTCCAACCTATCGCTTTTCTGGATGTTTGNNNNNNNNNNNNNNNNNNNNccttctttctgtctgtaaGGAAGTCCAGGATCCAGTTATGGGTGGGTGTTGGTACTCCCAGGTCTGCCAGCTTGGCAGTCAGCTTAGTCGGTCTGATTGTGTTGAAGGCGGAGCTGTAATCAAGCAACAGTATCCGTAAATATGTGTTGTTAGAGTCCAGGTGTTGCAGGGTGGAGTGAAGTGCCACCGCATCATCCACTGATCTGTTTGAGCGGTAGGCAAACTGAAGGGGATCCACTGTGTCTGGAACCACAGAGTTTATATGTTTTAGTACCAGTTTTTCAGACACTTCATGTCAACTGGTGCGAGTGCCACGGGTCTTTTGTGGACTGGCACAATAACAGAGGACTTAAAGGTGCGTGGAACTGTTTCCTGTGAGAGAGAGGAGTTAAAGATGTCTGTATACACCTCTGCTAGTTGTTCTGCGCAGGCCTTCAGGACTCTCGTGCTGCACGGTCAGGTCCTACTGCCTTGCGGAGGTTCACCTGCCTCAGAGCCCGGAGGACCTGTGTGTGCGTCAACTGGAGTGCATTCTCTTCTGGATCACAGGGGGCCTTTTGGGGAGtatctgtgttgtgctggtCAAATAAGGCGTAAAAGCTGTTGGGGTTGTGTGGTAGAGCAGCattaaaatttgaatatttacaatattacaGTTGCACTAAACATGcagttgacaaaaataaatgtaaaaaaatatatatataatttttgaaTAAATAGATGCTACTTAGAAAGGAAAAATGTGCTGTGTAGTAAAATCTTTGCAGCTACTTATGGCTTGATCATCCTGGAGAAGAATCTCTTGATCTTCTTCAGCCACTTCTTCCGGCATTTGACTTCAACAAAGTGTGTGTTTCCTTCGTCATTGTTAGTGTTGCCCTCATGTGAATTCTGACTAACAGGAGCAGGTGAAGCAGCCTTATCTGTGCCTGATGCTTTCTCATCTGTCCCAGCATAGTTGGGGTCATTAAAGCCAGCACTGGCTACTTTGTCTGGTAGTCCAGTGTTTTTAGTTCCAGCAGTGACAATGTCAGCTGTGGCTGGTGGTTCATTTTCTTCAGTTCTATCATCAGCTGAAAGTGTATCATCCAATTTAGTAATGGACGAACGATTCCAACCTATCGCTTTTCTGGATGTTTGACAGGGTTTGCGTTTAACCAATGAATGCTCCAGTTGGCAGGCTTCCATGGCCAAACAGGCAGATCTCACATAAGGGTGTCTTTTAGTGTGAAAGTGTTTCATTGTGACAAAACTGTGCTCTAAAGCTTCGCTGGGGGTGATTCTTTTTTCAGGATTCACTTGCAGCATCTGTTTGATGAGGCTTAAAAAGGCCCGTGTGTCTTTATATTCAGCACGATTCTTCACTTTTGATCGGGTCTTCGCCATGTCATCCAGACTGGTAAACCTGTTGTAAGAGGGAGAGGCCATTTGCCTGTCATGTTGTAGTATGCACGGGTATTATTCAGCTTCCATCTATAGTTTTTCATGTGGAAAAATAGGATGGTCTTTCGTCCATTTTTCAGCATGTCATTATCAGGCAGACCCTGCATCTGCACGATATCTCTCATGAGCTCATACTCATATTCTATCTCTGTTGGATAAAGGTGCTGTCCCATGTACAGGAAGGCCAAAGTGCAACCTAGTGCCCACATATCGATGGCCTCGTTCATTGGGAGGCCCAACAAGTCCTCTGGGGCCCTGTAAATAAGCCATTGATCGGTGTTGTCATACCTCAATGTGGAAACTGGTCCTGCTGCACCAAAACCAATCAGTTTCACCTTGAATGACTGCAACTGATTCACAAGCATTACCTTTTGTGGCTTGATGTCTGTATGAGCCAGACCGATGCTCTTGAGAGCATTCAGAGCCACCAGGAGCTGTTGTGTGATTACTCTGATCTCAGATAAACACAGTGGCTTGAAGTGCTGTAGTTTCATGAAGTCGTACAGACTTTTGTCGAGCAGTTCATATTCCAGACAAATGTGGGGCCTGTGTGTAAAACGCCAATTGAACCTGATCAAGTTGTTCTTGTCTGGGTCAAGCTTACGGAGTTCTTCAAGTGCGGCCAACTCCCTTTTATCAGGCATGATATAAGGCAAAACCTTCACAGCCACGTCCCTGCCATCCTGAAATAGTTTGCACCGGACCACACGACTAGTAACTCCTTTCGCCAGGTGCGCCCTTACAATATACAGTCTTGATTTATCAAGAATGTAATTTTCTGTTTCGAGATGAGTCATTACTCTAGTGAATATTTCAAAGGGTTTGCGTTTAACCAATGAATGCTCCTGCTGACAGTCTTCCATGGCCAAACAGGCAGATCTCACATAAGGGTCTTCGTTAGTGTGAAAGTGTTTCATTGTGACAAAACTGTGCTCTAAAGCTTCGCTGGGGGTGATTCTTTTTTCAGGATTCACTTGCAGCATCTGTTTGATGAGGTTTAAAAAGGCCTGTGTGTCTTCATATTCAGCACCATTCTTCACTTCTGAGTGGGTCTTCACCATGTCATCCAGACTGGTAAACTGGTGGCCTGTTCTGTGGTAGTTTTCATATTTATCATTCAGCCTCCATAAATAGTTTTCACAGGTGAAAAATGTGCTGGTCCTTCCTCCGTCTTTCAGCATGTGTTCATCAGGCAGACCCTGCATCTGCACGATGGCTCTCATGACCTCATATTCAGACTCTGTTGGATAAAGGTNNNNNNNNNNNNNNNNNNNNTTAACGAGATGATTCATTTCTCTAGCGAATATTTCAAAGGGTTTGCATTTATCCAATGAATGCTCCTGCTGACAGTCTTCCATGGCCAAACAGGCAGATCTCACATAAGGGTCTTCGTTAGTGTGAAAGTGTTTCATTGTGACAAAACTGTGCTCTAAAGCTTCGCTGGGGGTGATTCTTTTTTCAGGATTCACTTGCAGCATCTGTTTGATGAGGTTTAAAAAGGCCTGTGTGTCTTCATATTCAGCACCATTCTTCACTTCTGAGTGGGTCTTCACCATGTCATCCAGACTGGTAAACTGGTGGCCTGTTCTGTGGTAGTTTTCATATTTATCATTCAGCCTCCATAAATAGTTTTCACAGGCGAAAAACGTGCTGGTCCTTCCTCCGTCTTTCAGCATGTGTTCATCAGGCGGACCCTGCATCTGCACGATGGCTCTCATGACCTCATATTCAGACTCTGTTGGATAAAGGTGCTGTCCCAGGTACAGGAAGGCTAAAGTGCAACCTAGTGCCCACATATCGATGGCCTCGTTCGTTGGGAGGCCCAACAAGTCCTCTGGGGCCCTGTAAGCAATGCATTGATCGGTGGTGCCATGCCTGAATGTGGAAACTTGTCCTGCTGCACCAAAACCAATCAGTTTCACCTTGAATGACTGCAACTGATTCACAAGCATTACCTTTTCTGGGCTGATGTCTGAATGAGCCAGACCGATGCTCTTGAGAGCATTCAGAGCCACCAGGAGCTGTTGTGTGATTACTCTGATCCCACATAAACACAGTGGCTTGAAGTGCTGTACTTTCATGAAGTCGTACAGACTTTTGTCGAGCAGTTCATATTCCTGATAAACGTGTTGAAAGTCTTTAAAATGCCTATTAAACCTGACCAAGCTGTTCTTGTCTGGGTCAAGCTTACTGAGTTTTTTAAGTGTGGCCAACTCCTTTTCACCAGACCAGGGGAATTTATTATGCATAATCTTCACAGCCACGTCCTTCCTGGCCCATTGAAATAGTTTGCACTGGAACACTTTCCCTGTACGTCCATTATGTAGGGCCCCTCTTACAAGATACAGTGTTAATCTTGATTCATCCAACACACAGTTATTTTTTACGATAGAACTACACAACTTTAGTTTAGGTAATGCTGATCCCATTTCTACAAGTTAAATGTTTCCACCAGCTCTCATTCAGTATCCTATtgaacttttttcttcttttttttgttgtaacttgtgccaaaaaaaaccctgctTTGAGAAAAAGATTTGTGAAGATATCACCGTGGGCTTCTGActtaatgtatatatataaagtcAGAAGCTGGGTAGGTCATTTCTGCCAGGTGATgtcacattttgaatgcagtgtaaCATTTTGCCTTTATCTTCAAAGATCAAAGCACAACGTCAcacctgatttaaaaaataatacatcaaTGTAGGACGTCAAAGAACCTTATTATCGTGACGTCACATTTAGTATTGGTTTGAAATTGACCAGAAACATTATTACGTTTATGTAGGCTCTAATCAATCTTTAATTATTACGTTTATATATGACGATGAGATGAGATTTCTCTCTgtcagtgctgtgtgtgttcGTGCTGTTCGTGTcgattcatagttttcacgtgacatcaCACTCCaatgaaaacgctcccttgAATGGCAAAAAGAATTTCCGTTGCCTGCCAACCAAaatgcaagtgatacactgttaagctgatgatacacggggcaactatttgagcaacgttgccctgcacgattgctctataagttgctctgtgtatcatcagctttactttttgcgttgccaaaatgctggatgctTGTTTGTGCTTTTACTAATCGAGAATCGCTGTGACGCCGATGTGCACAGatgtagggttagcctcctttgtgttgctccGACGTAGCAACACAAAGCGTCGGTAATGACGCAGTGAGATGAGGACGCATTGGTGTTAATGTAGCTCCAACATCTCCAGAATTAAGACTTTTTCTACTAGTAAAACCATCTGCTGATCGTGTCATGTCTGTTTCAGTATTCCGAATCTCCCAAAaaacaattgtgtgtgtgtataatatatatttcgtgtgtgtgtgtgtgtgtataatatatatttttactactGAAACTGTTGGTTGTACATTACATAAATAGGCCTTAGGTTTAGGTTACCACGGACTTGGGAAGAAAAAAATCGAATTAACATTGGATTTATACTGTctgataatttattttttaatggatattttctgtactttaaaaaaaattttttttgtagATTTCCTCCCTGGAAGCCATTTAGGTGGCGGGCCAACGGcagtttttgtgtatttagaCGATCCCAGTCGAGGGAGGACCTAGTTTTTTTGCCAACAACTTCTACAGTTttcaacaaatgaaacaaaatgtgttgCCACTCGTGCTTCTggcatattttttctttatcagTAACTTTATCCAACTTACTTTTTCCGGCAATTTGAGCAGGCCTCTATATTTGGTGTCCGATATACATGATGTATATGTACTTGTCATCCAATGGCGTGCTTGGAAAACTGCCGGACTGCTGACAATAAATAACGTGCCGAAGCAAGTTAACTGCAGGTTAAATACGTTGATATAATAACTATAATTATTAAATCAATGAGTAAACCTGCGCCAATGCATGTAGTTTATGGGCTATTATTGGACATTTTACTGTCAacaaagctaaaataaaaatagagtgATGTCTTAAGCCTCATATGTGTAGCTTCATTGGACTTGCCTGTCGTCACATCTTGGATCTTGGATCAAATGGTCCTTCAAACTGCAAAAACAGCCAGATGATAAATTCACGCTGCTTTGTTATTCAccttaaaatgtaaattgtttTCCCTTATAAATCTCATGTAATATATacttataattatatatattatataagttaagttaagttaagttatAAGTTTGTTATGCTGAAAGTCATCAGAGCAAATTCCCTGAATGTGTAAGATTTTCTCACACATACAGCTCTATTTGGCAGTAAATCTGACGCTGATTAATAAAACCAACATGTCAGTACTTTAGAGGTAGTCTTCACTGTCATCCATACCTTTTTATATTAGAAtttacattttctgacattgtcccttaaaagtttttttttatcttttacatAACATATCTGAAATCACAAACATCCGTTCCATTCTATTGTTAGGAAACTTTACCTGTCAATCTTAATATGATGAGCAACATTACAAAATTATGCCAACCACTAGATTGCTCCTGTACTCATCCAGGTTTGCTATTGTCACATCTATAAAAGAAATAGGGAGCTGTGTGCATGTACAGAAAACTGGACCCATCATTCCTTTTACAGACAGGATGGCAAAGtgttttcattcagtgtttttacgGAAAAATCTTGAAGAGGCAGTGTGAAGATACAATAAAACCTAAAAACCTCCTGCTATATCAGCTCGCACTGGCTATCCCAGGGACAGCTAGAGCCATTTCACTAACaccacaaagacaaaatgagcccaagaaagaagagagaaggtAGCTTAAttcaaaaagaaatgtaaaagaaGGTTGATATCAAACATGCAATGCATATGAGATATGGATCTTGAACTTTAAAGCTGTTGAGGAAACAAAGAATGGAAATTAGGAGCAAGGTACAATATTTCACACATTAAATTTTGAGAACCAGTTTCTTGTGTGTAAACAAACTGTCACTCCTCATATTAGCAATATAAAACCCCAGCTGTACTCTTGCACCGTTTTGCAGTGAAAGAGAATTTAAAGCATTTATTGGATGGGtatcttaaaaatgtatttgcaccaaaaccagtaccctaaagtgatactgataccaatagagtacttcattcaataccttgcataaaatgccaagtgttgaagccatagtagttgattggtagcctaaaattatgttattgttgttatggaaaACCAAGGTgatctatttcttttttcaaataactCCTTTGTAacatattgggaaattgtatcagatcacTTCTCATCCTACTTGGGCCATCCTCAGAGGAAGGACGACAGCATGGGAGtacccttctctttctctcagtgtGTTACTTGCGTGttacaccaaatagttttgtGGCGATCTGTCTATCAAACAGCAGAtcaaatcaattcaattcaattttatttatatagcaccaaatcacaacaacagttatctcacagcgcttttcataaaagagcaggtctagaccatactctgtgatgttatttacagaagcccaNNNNNNNNNNNNNNNNNNNNNNNNNNNNNNNNNNNNNNNNNNNNNNNNNNNNNNNNNNNNNNNNNNNNNNNNNNNNNNNNNNNNNNNNNNNNNNNNNNNNAACCATAGATGTCAAACAGTTATactgttcttagttttaagcatttgataaaaagggtcagtagttaaacattaaaagggttttaacattttgtagaGACCACGTCGGATTAATAAactgtcgtggaaattgtattcctgttgaggggttgagcaaataattgagttacaaccaaccgttgtctttgaagaatttattaactaaagagaataaacagagaagtactacaacacaaatatagctggtccagagacctgccgccaAGGGCAGtttcgggcgtctggccccaAGCAAAgcgatgcataatcatttacacagtctaggtttctatgttttggcgAACACagatcctctctcggccttgaatgaacattccaggagaggagggaaacaACAAGAGGGGggtaaacaccaaaacaatctcacagctctgacctaaaccccagtaaatgtggacagactaacataagaaagtatagaagaagaaaaggttaaggataaaaccACAATACATATATCTATAAAGTTAAAgagaatagtaataataatgatattattTTAAGATCATACATAgtagattaaatgtaagaggacac from Micropterus dolomieu isolate WLL.071019.BEF.003 ecotype Adirondacks linkage group LG03, ASM2129224v1, whole genome shotgun sequence harbors:
- the LOC123968806 gene encoding homeodomain-interacting protein kinase 3-like isoform X1, with product MGSALPKLKLCSSIVKNNCVLDESRLTLYLVRGALHNGRTGKVFQCKLFQWARKDVAVKIMHNKFPWSGEKELATLKKLSKLDPDKNSLVRFNRHFKDFQHVYQEYELLDKSLYDFMKVQHFKPLCLCGIRVITQQLLVALNALKSIGLAHSDISPEKVMLVNQLQSFKVKLIGFGAAGQVSTFRHGTTDQCIAYRAPEDLLGLPTNEAIDMWALGCTLAFLYLGQHLYPTESEYEVMRAIVQMQGPPDEHMLKDGGRTSTFFACENYLWRLNDKYENYHRTGHQFTSLDDMVKTHSEVKNGAEYEDTQAFLNLIKQMLQVNPEKRITPSEALEHSFVTMKHFHTNEDPYVRSACLAMEDCQQEHSLDKCKPFEIFAREMNHLVKENYILDKSRLYIVRAHLAKGVTSRVVRCKLFQDGRDVAVKVLPYIMPDKRELAALEELRKLDPDKNNLIRFNWRFTHRPHICLEYELLDKSLYDFMKLQHFKPLCLSEIRVITQQLLVALNALKSIGLAHTDIKPQKVMLVNQLQSFKVKLIGFGAAGPVSTLRYDNTDQWLIYRAPEDLLGLPMNEAIDMWALGCTLAFLYMGQHLYPTEIEYEYELMRDIVQMQGLPDNDMLKNGRKTILFFHMKNYRWKLNNTRAYYNMTGKWPLPLTTGLPVWMTWRRPDQK
- the LOC123968806 gene encoding homeodomain-interacting protein kinase 1-like isoform X3, which gives rise to MGSALPKLKLCSSIVKNNCVLDESRLTLYLVRGALHNGRTGKVFQCKLFQWARKDVAVKIMHNKFPWSGEKELATLKKLSKLDPDKNSLVRFNRHFKDFQHVYQEYELLDKSLYDFMKVQHFKPLCLCGIRVITQQLLVALNALKSIGLAHSDISPEKVMLVNQLQSFKVKLIGFGAAGQVSTFRHGTTDQCIAYRAPEDLLGLPTNEAIDMWALGCTLAFLYLGQHLYPTESEYEVMRAIVQMQGPPDEHMLKDGGRTSTFFACENYLWRLNDKYENYHRTGHQFTSLDDMAKTRSKVKNRAEYKDTRAFLSLIKQMLQVNPEKRITPSEALEHSFVTMKHFHTKRHPYVRSACLAMEACQLEHSLVKRKPCQTSRKAIGWNRSSITKLDDTLSADDRTEENEPPATADIVTAGTKNTGLPDKVASAGFNDPNYAGTDEKASGTDKAASPAPVSQNSHEGNTNNDEGNTHFVEVKCRKKWLKKIKRFFSRMIKP
- the LOC123968806 gene encoding homeodomain-interacting protein kinase 1-like isoform X4, giving the protein MGSALPKLKLCSSIVKNNCVLDESRLTLYLVRGALHNGRTGKVFQCKLFQWARKDVAVKIMHNKFPWSGEKELATLKKLSKLDPDKNSLVRFNRHFKDFQHVYQEYELLDKSLYDFMKVQHFKPLCLCGIRVITQQLLVALNALKSIGLAHSDISPEKVMLVNQLQSFKVKLIGFGAAGQVSTFRHGTTDQCIAYRAPEDLLGLPTNEAIDMWALGCTLAFLYLGQHLYPTESEYEVMRAIVQMQGPPDEHMLKDGGRTSTFFACENYLWRLNDKYENYHRTGHQFTSLDDMAKTRSKVKNRAEYKDTRAFLSLIKQMLQVNPEKRITPSEALEHSFVTMKHFHTKRHPYVRSACLAMEACQLEHSLVKRKPCQTSRKAIGWNRSSITKLDDTLSADDRTEENEPPATADIVTAGTKNTGLPDKVASAGFNDPNYAGTDEKASGTDKAASPAPVSQNSHEGNTNNDEGNTHFVEVKCRKKWLKKIKRFFSRMIKP
- the LOC123968806 gene encoding homeodomain-interacting protein kinase 2-like isoform X2; translated protein: MGSALPKLKLCSSIVKNNCVLDESRLTLYLVRGALHNGRTGKVFQCKLFQWARKDVAVKIMHNKFPWSGEKELATLKKLSKLDPDKNSLVRFNRHFKDFQHVYQEYELLDKSLYDFMKVQHFKPLCLCGIRVITQQLLVALNALKSIGLAHSDISPEKVMLVNQLQSFKVKLIGFGAAGQVSTFRHGTTDQCIAYRAPEDLLGLPTNEAIDMWALGCTLAFLYLGQXLYPTESEYEVMRAIVQMQGLPDEHMLKDGGRTSTFFTCENYLWRLNDKYENYHRTGHQFTSLDDMVKTHSEVKNGAEYEDTQAFLNLIKQMLQVNPEKRITPSEALEHSFVTMKHFHTNEDPYVRSACLAMEDCQQEHSLVKRKPFEIFTRVMTHLETENYILDKSRLYIVRAHLAKGVTSRVVRCKLFQDGRDVAVKVLPYIMPDKRELAALEELRKLDPDKNNLIRFNWRFTHRPHICLEYELLDKSLYDFMKLQHFKPLCLSEIRVITQQLLVALNALKSIGLAHTDIKPQKVMLVNQLQSFKVKLIGFGAAGPVSTLRYDNTDQWLIYRAPEDLLGLPMNEAIDMWALGCTLAFLYMGQHLYPTEIEYEYELMRDIVQMQGLPDNDMLKNGRKTILFFHMKNYRWKLNNTRAYYNMTGKWPLPLTTGLPVWMTWRRPDQK